A region from the Acinonyx jubatus isolate Ajub_Pintada_27869175 chromosome C2, VMU_Ajub_asm_v1.0, whole genome shotgun sequence genome encodes:
- the LOC128315326 gene encoding NADH dehydrogenase [ubiquinone] 1 beta subcomplex subunit 1-like yields the protein MMNVTHIACGHWVHILVPMGFVLGCYLDRKNEEKLTAFWNKSLLFKRELRPSEEVTWK from the coding sequence ATGATGAACGTCACTCACATTGCTTGTGGCCACTGGGTACATATACTTGTGCCAATGGGATTTGTCCTTGGATGTTATCTAgacagaaagaatgaagaaaagctaACTGCCTTCTGGAATAAGAGTTTGTTGTTTAAGAGGGAATTGAGACCAAGTGAGGAAGTCACCTGGAAGTAA